The following proteins are encoded in a genomic region of Agelaius phoeniceus isolate bAgePho1 chromosome 17, bAgePho1.hap1, whole genome shotgun sequence:
- the KCNK15 gene encoding potassium channel subfamily K member 15, which yields MKRQNLRTAALILCIFSYLLVGAAVFDALESEAESGRKRLLEQKRGELRRKYRFSADDYRELERLVLQAEPHRAGRQWKFAGSFYFAITVITTIGYGHAAPGTDAGKVFCMFYAILGIPLTLVMFQSLGERMNTVVRLLLKKIKKCLGMRTTHVSMENMVLVGFLSCMGTLCIGAAAFSYFEGWTFFHAYYYCFITLTTIGFGDFVALQKNEALQKKPPYVAFSFMYILVGLTVIGAFLNLVVLRFLTMNSEDERRDAEERASLRRARNNIHLKPKEDSRSSNAIFLPAEDRTSQMNLIPLVQEEAERQRRQSAVSAAEVPSFCTCLCYRPQVCGSPAPSHPETLSCHTNPVYYNSISYKIDEVSLSTRGQTGSSPGSTLSSSSPRCRQHPRLRRRSI from the exons ATGAAGCGGCAGAACCTGCGCACGGCCGCGCTCATCCTCTGCATCTTCTCCTACCTGCTGGTGGGCGCCGCGGTCTTCGATGCGCTGGAGTCGGAGGCGGAGAGCGGCCGCAAGCggctgctggagcagaagcGCGGGGAGCTGCGGAGGAAGTACCGCTTCTCCGCCGACGATTACCGGGAGCTGGAGCGGCTGGTGCTGCAGGCCGAGCCGCACCGCGCCGGCCGCCAGTGGAAGTTCGCCGGCTCCTTCTACTTCGCCATCACGGTCATCACCACCATCG GTTATGGGCATGCTGCTCCAGGCACAGATGCTGGCAAAGTCTTCTGCATGTTCTACGCCATCCTGGGCATCCCCCTGACGCTGGTCATGTTCCAGAGCCTGGGGGAGCGCATGAACACCGTCGTGAGGCTACTGCTCAAAAAGATCAAGAAGTGTCTGGGCATGAGGACAACCCACGTCTCCATGGAGAACATGGTCCTGGTGGGCTTTCTGTCCTGCATGGGCACCCTGTGCATCGGCGCCGCAGCCTTCTCTTATTTCGAGGGCTGGACTTTCTTCCATGCCTACTACTACTGCTTCATCACCTTGACCACTATTGGCTTTGGAGACTTTGTGGCTCTGCAGAAGAACGAGGCTTTGCAGAAGAAGCCCCCGTACGTGGCTTTCAGCTTCATGTACATCCTGGTGGGCCTGACCGTCATCGGCGCCTTCCTCAACCTGGTGGTGCTGCGCTTCCTCACCATGAACTCGGAGGACGAGCGGCGCGACGCCGAAGAGCGAGCCTCGCTGAGGAGAGCCCGCAACAACATCCACCTCAAGCCCAAGGAGGACAGCCGCAGCAGCAACGCCATTTTTCTCCCCGCAGAGGACAGGACGAGCCAGATGAACCTGATCCCTCTGGTGCAGGAGGAGGCCGAGAGGCAGCGGCGCCAGTCGGCCGTGTCTGCGGCCGAGGTGCCGTCCTTCTGCACCTGCCTGTGCTACAGGCCCCAGGTGTGCGGCAGCCCGGCGCCCTCCCACCCCGAGACCCTGAGCTGCCACACCAACCCCGTGTACTACAACTCCATTTCCTACAAAATCGACGAGGTGTCCCTGAGCACGCGGGGGCAGACCGGCTCCTCCCCGGGGAGCACTCTGTCCTCCAGCAGCCCCCGCTGCCGGCAGCACCCCCGGCTGCGGAGGAGATCCATCTAG